The genomic region CGCGGCATACAGCGAGACAGCCCTGCGGCTGCACgacgccttcctcgctggGGGCGTTGGCATCGCTGGCGCGGCTGGTGTCGACTACAATGTCGatgcgctgcgcgccgagctccccgacctcgaccgtgAGGGGTACGCTATCATTAAGGTGTACTGGGACAATGTCAACTGGATGTACCAGCCGATCAGTAAGGTCCTATTTGAGCGCGACTACCTGCTCAACGCGTATGACGTAAGCGTGCGCCCACACCCGCACAAGCTCGCCGCTGTCTTCTTCCTCATGGCCGTAGGCGTAATGTTCGACCTGACCCGCGAACCATGGGATGaccgcggcgcgcagctcTTCTTCTGCGGCCGTGCgtgcctcggccttgtGGGGCTCGAGAACGCCTCTCCCGCAACCGTGCTAGCCCTCCATCTAATGGGCACGTACATCCTCAACGACAAGCTCGGGAACAGCGCCGACGTGTTTTGGCCCATCCTCGGCACTGCCACCAGAGTGGCCCAGAGTGTGAGTCCATTCCAGGATATTCTGATGCCAGCTTGGTCTCCACCGCGATGGCCTCATGTTCGGCCTGTCGTCGTACGAGGTCCAAGAGCGGCGCATGCTGTACTGGGAGGTACTCACCTACGACCGCTTGCAGGCGTTGTGCTTTGGCCGGCCTTGTGCGATGAGCAACCGTGCTAGCGACACGCTGCTgccagacgacgagttGCTGGCGGGAGACGATGACTTTTTCCACAGGTCAAAGTACCGCTTGATTGAAATCATGGAGCGGGTCTTGGATGTGGTGAGTTCAGTCGGGCCGCATGCCACAAGTGCCGGCGAGCTGCCTCTGTTCAATACCAACGGCTTGTTGACTGTCGTTCTGTGCTGACCTCAGCAAACCAACGCCAAGCCGACACCCTATTCGACAGTCCAGGCTGTCGACAAAGAGATCACCACATGTACGTACTCGGCGCCCTGTCCATCTGACGCTAGTCCGTGACAACTTGCCAGAGACGATGCTGCCGAAAACGCAGATCTCGGATCTGCCGATGGACCGACTACTCAGCCCGCAGATTGTGATCCACCGACTGAGCATCCGCTTCCTCGTAGCACAGACGCGCCTTCTACTCAACCGTCACTGGTTCACGATTGCCCTCAAAGACACGCCCGAGGACCCGGGACAGTCGCCGTTTGGCGATGCGTTTGTTGCTGCGTTTGAGAGTGCGAGCGAGATTGTCCAAACAATCCGACAACTCGTGCGTTACCACCCTTCGCTGATCGCGCGTTGGTGGTTCTTCTGGTTCCACGCGCTGAGCGCTTCCGTGTGCCTGTGAGTGTTATATGCAAATGCACATTGACGCCAGGGCTGCCGTGGCGATCCGCGCACCCATGTCGGTCTGGGCCGTGCCCGCGTACCAGAAGCTGCAGCAGATGGTTGACATCTCGGCGGCAACTCGTGACGGATGTAGAGCCAAGAACGGGCTTGCTGCAATCCTGCAGTTGCGTCTCTCAGCGAgcgaggcgatggaggcAGCGGCCAAGACGCGTCGCCGTGCGAGTCAGCCTCTCGCAACCGAAGACCCCGCGACGGTTAGCTATCTTGAGCACCTCAAGGCGGGGGCCAAGCTCGTACGGGTGGGCACGGGGCAGTCGCCTGTGCGCGACAGTTCTATGTCACCGTCGGGAATAAGTCACACGTCGCCCGAACTGCGTACACTCGAAGCGCTCAAGCAGGAATTTTCGTCGCGTCCTggcagcgcgagcgcgccgtaCCTGCCGGTCAACAACTTGCCGCCGCAGAATGCCGACTTTGCGAGCACGCAATGGCTTAACAACCTGGTGTGGCAGCCGCAGGATGGAATGCCGATgggcgaccttggcctcggtgTGCCGGTTGACATGGACACGAGCATTGCGCTTGGGATCGGGGGCAGCCAGCACGACTTGTTTGACGTACTCGTCAACGGTGTTGGCAATGTGGGCGACTCGCGGTATGGTGGGCCTCGCTAGACCATTTGGCGGACAAGCCTACGCTTACCGAGACGTGATAATGCACGTGGCAACATCTAGATGGACATGTAGCTAAGCTGTATTGGTATGGATTTAGTTATTGTGTTGACAGTGTGACGGGTTGGTGGAGCCAGCCAGGTGACGGTTTATGGGGAATGCCGATTGTAAGtggacgacctccaccccccCGTTTTAAATGTTAAGGGGTTTGATGATGATACTGTACATTATCATTGAATATCAAATGGCACATGGCATGCATGGTAGGTGTCTCGCGACTTGCCCGGATCCCCTAGTGGCGTAGTGGCGAGTTCCAGGGATCAATAT from Cutaneotrichosporon cavernicola HIS019 DNA, chromosome: 2 harbors:
- a CDS encoding uncharacterized protein (Fungal specific transcription factor domain) gives rise to the protein MEQQQPPQPEKSPFTMRSDGKPRQTRQHFSCAECRRLKLKCSRTWPCTSCVKRHCEQICPFGQAKTIKGKRIVLADAEHLHERIRKLEVALSQERAKNTQEPHPLLVETDWFTTEDGAGPSKLDTKPDVGAIDATVGAFGTLKIGTEGEAQFIGSFAGSEYLREEGQTSEPTTPSDHMRAGDPKFYEMQGAPVPRAAYSETALRLHDAFLAGGVGIAGAAGVDYNVDALRAELPDLDREGYAIIKVYWDNVNWMYQPISKVLFERDYLLNAYDVSVRPHPHKLAAVFFLMAVGVMFDLTREPWDDRGAQLFFCGRACLGLVGLENASPATVLALHLMGTYILNDKLGNSADVFWPILGTATRVAQSLGLHRDGLMFGLSSYEVQERRMLYWEVLTYDRLQALCFGRPCAMSNRASDTLLPDDELLAGDDDFFHRSKYRLIEIMERVLDVQTNAKPTPYSTVQAVDKEITTFRDNLPETMLPKTQISDLPMDRLLSPQIVIHRLSIRFLVAQTRLLLNRHWFTIALKDTPEDPGQSPFGDAFVAAFESASEIVQTIRQLVRYHPSLIARWWFFWFHALSASVCLAAVAIRAPMSVWAVPAYQKLQQMVDISAATRDGCRAKNGLAAILQLRLSASEAMEAAAKTRRRASQPLATEDPATVSYLEHLKAGAKLVRVGTGQSPVRDSSMSPSGISHTSPELRTLEALKQEFSSRPGSASAPYLPVNNLPPQNADFASTQWLNNLVWQPQDGMPMGDLGLGVPVDMDTSIALGIGGSQHDLFDVLVNGVGNVGDSRYGGPR